CCCGCTGCCGCAAGCTCGCGTTGCACTAAGGCACGGCACGTTTTCCCCTGACACGGCCCCATCCCTAAGCGTGCTATGCGCCTGAGCTCATCGAGCGTACGGTACCCTTTACCGATCAGCTGCTTTACGTCTGCTAAGGTCAGGTCTTCGCACCTACAAACTAAGATGTCCTTGTCTAGTTCACTCATCTGCCGCACCTCCCAGGCTAAAGAACCGAACTTCCTGCGCTAGTTCCTTGGGCACGG
The sequence above is a segment of the Selenomonadales bacterium genome. Coding sequences within it:
- a CDS encoding (2Fe-2S)-binding protein; amino-acid sequence: MSELDKDILVCRCEDLTLADVKQLIGKGYRTLDELRRIARLGMGPCQGKTCRALVQRELAAAGTPLKHQLPGTYRPPTRPITLGSIVAGSSEEASKDAH